TTCAGCACTCACATTCCCTAGATCTGTTAGAAGAAATTGCttgaaatgagaagaaatatgGTCACCTGCTGTGAAAGGCTGATCTAGAAAGGACTCCTTGACCTGAAGCACTCTGTTCTATTATTTGTGAAATGTGATTACATCTGCCTTACATCTTGTTACTCAGTGATAACTGACTGCTCAAGGCTGGCATTCAGCTGTAATTGTTCCTACAGTGAAAACACAGCAACATGCTCTGCAATTGCTCTCACATAACTGCATGGAGCATTCATAACATATCCTTTAGCAAACAGATACTCCTTGGGCTTTTTAGAGGTGGTCCCATCCTGCCCTCCGTCCCGTCCCCCCCATCCTGTGTTCCATCCCGATACCCCcattccccccccaccccccgccctcCCCTTGGTTAGCTATACAGATTAGTAGGGGACATTTCTCCAAAGAGGTAGAGAGCATCAGTGTGCCTACAGATTACACTGAAAGTTTCacaacatataaaaataatgcaaattcaAGGTCTGCTAAAAAAAACGgggtgctttgctgctgtttcttgtgGCACCCAGAGATTTCCATTTACCTATTTAGCTAATTTATTTCGTAACTTCTTGAGCACTATGTCCACAAAGCTGCTATGTACAAGATGAAAACATTAGTAAGCCACCTCACAGAAGTGCTCAGCTAGGTAATTAATGTACTAATAAATATGTAAAGAGCTCCACTCAGTGGCAAGAGAATGTATTTCCAACTTTTGGAAATGTAAATATGTATACTAAACACCCTCTACTTAATTCAATCTCTGCATGATTTACTTTAATCAAAGCACTAGAATCATGACCTTTCATAGGATAGCTTTATTCATTGTCAGCAGGATTTCTGAGGAAATTCAATCACTGACTGTGAAAAGATGTTGTCTTAATTAAACAGGCACTGAATTATAAATGTTAAGAGTCTTGCCCAGATACTTTATAAACTATGATCAGCATACTTGTTATTCCGTGCAGTAATGGGGTGAATTACTATGTATGATTACAAGGCCGACAAACTGGAGTTGACGAATATTTATTTAACACTACAAGACAGTTATTTGGacaataaatagataaatacaaaactttgaataaaacttttttaatgACATCTCTTTTATTTGTAACATTATTGGAATCTGATAAATAATCACCTTGGCTAAAACAATAAAACTCAGTATTaacttagtatttttattttaagcttgcTAGGCTCTCAGTTGTAAGTAActactttttctatttttccttgtaCCTTCTCTGGCCTTTCTTGAAGAACTGAGGCCTGTTTCACAGTTCCTAGCTTCTCTAACAATCTCTGTATTAAAAGTAGCTTAGCCTGAGGGCACAGAATTAGTGTATTTCTAAATCAAACATCCTCAGACTGTGGGgaataaacatatttaaatgGAGATGCTACTAGGGAGATAAAAGGAGGGCAATGGCAGGGGAAATGCCAGAGGAGTGGCAGCTAGGGCCAAAGGCTGGTAGGCTCCaacagaggaaaacaacagCTCTAAATACAAGCAGAGGAAGCACATCGGATAGAAATGATAGTAGGATGTGTTCCTTAGCAAGAGCTCGCTGACGATGCCGGATcagttcagcatttctttttgctcctgctctgtgtgtgtttggcCCCTTCCTTTCTAATCCTTGCTCTTGCTTCTGTTTGAAATACTTCCTCCTGGACACACCTGTCATTCATTCACCTTGCAGTGGCTCCATGGCAAAGTGtttctccttctccagccaCAAACGTGCTTCATGGTAGTACTTCCCCTCCCCACGCCCAGTTTAAcaaattctgcattaaaaatttCTGGTTGGATTTGGGCTACAGATGCAGAATGTACACCAGAATGTAGCAGGAAATGTCTGAGATCATCGCCAAACAAACTGGCTGGCTACATTATGCATGATATACCCCGAGTTAGGCCTAGGACAAACTTCAGAGACTTTCAATTACTATGTTCTGTTTTGGTATTaaagatttaaggaaaaaatgtagatagttttattttcagtattatttctgTATGTCCTTAGTCGTATTTCCCAAAGATAATAAAGCTCCCCCTTGCTTTCTAGAACTGTGATTTAAGAAGTCATATCCTTCTGTATCACTGTTAAATCTAGACTCAAAGGGCCTAATTCCTATCCTTTTTGTCCAGCCATGTGGCTATACTGTTACTGCACATAGGAATGGAAACACATCGAGAGCGGAAGGCAAAAATCAGTTTGTGGAAGCCACTGTCTGGTACAGAATGGAGGAGCTAGTGCCTGGGCAATGAGGCCGGAGAGGTTgaggctgggggcagtggggaaATGTCAGGCTCTAACTGGGAATCAATCAAGCACCTACTGCTGGAGGCAGACACCAGCACTGTGTGGGATCAGTGCTCATGTAATCATCTACATGCTTGTACTAAGTCCATCTACTAGCAGTTTCATAACTTTTATAAAACTGGCCAGTAGGTGATGATCAGTACACAGGTCTCTACCCAGTACAATTATTTCCCTCAGGATGAAACACAGCAGTTAACAGTATGATGCCTCAAGTTTGCCCAGGTCCCACAGTAGGTATCAAAGTCTCTTTTTAAGGGTCTGGCTTTAGTGACACCCATCATGCTCCTTTCCTAGAATTTTCATGTTCCTGCAGCATACGAAAAACTTAATTCATAGTACTACCCTACAGTTTTTCTGGGCCTGATGGGATTATTAATATGTCTAGACTTTATAGGTTTTGCATCTCcatgatttttctccttttctgattttcagctACCTACTGGCAagttgaaaatgtttttacatgTCTGCCTGTTACAGATTTTATGTCTTCCTAAGTAGATGTCATGTTGTTTCTTTGTGCAGGTGGAAAATCATGCTCCAATTTAACAGAAGGCAAAATCAATCAAAACTATGAAATCATAAACTTCCCTAAACacaattttccctttctttcccttcctcaaTAGTGATTTTTAAGTAGGTAATTTAAATTCAGTACAAAGTTTTTAACTTTACCGACCCTTGGTTTTCCCCCCCACACACTCAGAAAGTTTATAACATCAGTTACCagaacagttttttaaaatgcaaacccaAGCAGCATTTCCAATTAGGAGACACAATGATATGTTTAGATTaggttttgaaaaatgtgaaactaataaatatttgtttagtcctgttttaaatatgtttaGATAAGGGATCTCCATCTATACCCCTAGTTTCTGCCCCATTcctataaatgtatttttggtGTGTAATGGCTCTACTGAGAATCAAAACACATATACGGTtaggaatgaagaaaaaaaaattacaaggaaTAATACAAACAGAGAACATACATGTAAAGTTTAGAACACTAATATGCCATGACATTTTTGAAACACTGCTATAATATAAAGTATAATAAAACGGCATTTGACTTTTGCACTCTGAAGTTTTAGCCACTCTGCCGAGTATTTTGTACATTAAGCTCTCAAAGTATTCCTAACAACGggataaaatacagaaaattcttCAGTCAGTTTTACCAAGACAAACACACGTTTTGGGAAGTTATTTTTAACgttaattttaaatctttcagaGCTACATTTGAATTCCCCATGATTGTCTGAGACTTGATAGATTCAGCTATAGGCTGAATATTTGGCAAAGCACAGTGAGAGACTGCTAtcactgcaaggaaaaaatctggaaaatctCAGGTACTTAAAAGGTCTATGTGGTagtctgtggctgtgtgtggaAAAACTGGAAGTGTCAGCAGTGGTTAGTATGCATGAAAATGTGTCATGAAATTACATAATCATTAGGAGTTACTTTTAAGAACTCTGGGGGTATAAATGAAATACCAGAGggtcagaaaatgaaatatggtGCCTATCCTTTAAAGAGAACCTGTGGAAGACCAAAGTTATTTTAAACGTCAATTATCTGTTAAtgattttaatgcttttcctaGCTGTAAGACTTGAAAAAGTAGATGAGCAGCTGTCaatcattctgattttttaGCCTCTTGAAAGAAGAGTAACAGCATCCCTAATTTTTAAGGAAGGCTGTTGACACATCTTCAAATGCCATTTTTAGATGCTTCTGAGGGCAGCCctaaccaccaccaccatcttAGCTCCCTCTTCTTTTATGCAAACCCAGGTGGGTGCTGCTATGCATCCCGAGATCGCTACATCCCCCCTATCTGTCTTTCCACCAGCCTCCGTGGCTGGCAAGGCTTATCGGATCCTGCAGAGAGCCATGAAGGGAGCTAGCTCTACAGAAAGAGCTGCGCTTCCTTTTGACAGGGTTTATTTGCTGCTGGTTTAGGAGCCTGAAGAGGCCAGAGAAGCACCACAGGGGCACAGAGTGCCAACTGGGAAGAAGCTGGGCATGGGGAGACGGGCTGCGTTGTGACACCCCAACTGCTGAAAAGCAAGTGCAAGCTGGAACCTGCCGGGAACTGCTGTAGAAGAGCTCCTAGACACAATAAAGAAGCTCTGAGGAGCCTTGGACCCTACCCTGGGGTCAGTCAGACAGTCTTCCTTCGGGAACGGGGGTGAGGAAAGAACGCGCGGGGGCGGCAGAAGCCCTGAGGGCTGACAAGGCACTCGGCAGCGCGGGAAGCGCGGGGCGAGCCGGCTTCCCGCCCACAGGCCGCCAGGCATAGCCCGGCTCGGCTCGATTCGGGTCGGCTCCGCAGGGGGGCGGTGTCCCGGGCGCGCAGAgtcccgccccgcccggccccgcccacCGCGCCTCCCCGGCAACGATAACAGCAACGAATGCCGCGCGCTTGCGCCTAGCGGCGCTTCCGGCTGCGCGCCCGCTGGCTGACGCAGCTTCCGCTCCGAAGCGTTTCCGTGCCGTCACTTCcttccccgccgccgccgccgttGCCGCTTCCTGCCCGGCAGGAGGGGACTCGTGTCCCTTCCCAGGCTCCGTGCGCGCGCGCCCCGCCTCCGCCTCGCGCCAGCGCcgtctccccctcccccccccctcccgccgccgcgccgccgccatggCCATGAGGCAGACCCCGCTGACGTGCTCCGGCCACACGCGGCCCGTGGTGGACCTGGCCTTCAGCGGCGTCACCCCCTACGGCTACTTCCTCATCAGCGCCTGCAAGGGTGAGCGGCGGCGCCGGCCCCGTTGTGCAGTCTGCGCGGCGGGCCGCCCTGGgacggggggtgggggcggggggcggcgggccggccCGCCTGCTCGTAGGCCGCGTCTCGCTTTCCCGAGGGGGTGGCggcgtgtgtgtgtatagcgGCCGGAGCTCGCCGAGGCGGTCGTGCCCGGTGCCCTGTGCGGCCGGCGAAAGGCCGGTACTTGCCGCGTAACGCCAGCGCACGGTGCTGCCGCATGGAGGAGGGAGCGGGCGGCTGATTGTCGTGGTGCTTTAGTCGCTGTTTTGGGCTGGGAGGGTATCACAGCCCGCATTCGCCCAGTTTGGATCCGAACTGttggcggggggcggggggggtaAGCCTCgaaaagctttatttctaaCTGCCCGCTGTCGCCGGCTGTGCGCATAGCTGTGGGTTTTAAAGAGCTCCCGTTtagccagggcagctgcctcGCTGGGTGTAGGATGACGACGTCCGCCCCCTTCCCATGAGAACTCACTATGTGAATAGCACTTCCCCTTCATTCATGTATATGTTAATCTTCTGTATGTGTTCGTAAGttcaaaaagacatttctttctgccttgGAGCACTTCTGGTTCAGCTCAATATCTTCTTATGTGAAGAGCTTTTTGATAGCCTcccagaaaaaataatcatgggAAAGtctatttcatttttacacCATCTCTGTATGTGTTTTAAACATAATGGATTGCAagcacaagacttgtgctcctTTCTGTCTCCGTATTACCTTAACACAAACCTAAATCATTTGGAGTAGTATTGTAATGTTTACACAGTGTTGGGTACATGCAGCAAGTACAGCTGCATATCTAAGCTCTTCAGCTAAACTCTTTTACAAAGAACAGGTTCATAAAATCTGCAGTATTTACACATGCTGGTGCaaaggaatcttttttttttttaacccacttcctttttttatcaTGTTACCatattcattttgtttttctgaagatggTAAGCCTATGCTGCGCCAGGGTGACACAGGAGACTGGATTGGCACGTTTCTCGGTCATAAAGGTGCTGTCTGGGGTGCCACTTTGAACACTGATGCCACTAAAgcagctacagcagcagcagattttaCAGCGTAAGTGATTATCTGTCCTTGAAGTCTGTAGTTTGATTTTAGTCTTTACTGCTCTTTGGTGACATGTAGCTGTAGTAAATTACCGagccatttgtttttctttagtaaTTGTTAGTTTATTTATGGCTAGCCAAAATAAAACCTAGACTTTAGGTTCTTGAAAGCAGTTGCAGTTAATGCCATTGTGATGAACAAGTGACTGCTTCTTGATAATATACTTAATTAGCATGCCAGTTCACTAGAATAACATTTCTATGTGTGTCTAATCTCTAGCAACTGTAGTTCTGGCAGAgttaaaaaagtgatttttattttgcttctacCAGGTAGTCTCTTCTTATTACAAGAAAGCTCTTCTGAAAATTCtactaaattatttctttgatgttttttgttgtttgtgctgtttgcagcataaattaatatttagcAAGTTGAATCCTGTTAGTAGAGGGCAATCTCTGTCAATAAAATTGCAGAGGAGAGCTCCCTTTGtcttaaaagtaaaatactaTTTAGTCTGCTTTgtcctgaagaaaaggaggaagttAAATGGTggcatagtaaaaaaaaaaaaagctttaataaaAACGTATAAAGTGTTCTCACTAACTCGTTTGTAAGAATACATAAGAATGTAGCATTTATGATAAAATGTTATGATGGTGTCAGGAAAGATTGCTTACAAACTAATCTGACTATCCAGGTGGATTTGTCCTGGTgctactgaaatacaaatattttctcttgctgtttagCAAAGTGTGGGATGCTGTGTCGGGCGATGAACTAATCACATTGGCTCACAAACACATTGTCAAAAGTGTGGATTTTACACAGGTATGAAAAACCTTTGTACCTTTTTCATCAGGGAAGTAAGCTTTTAAGGTCTGTTTTGCTATTAGTTACTTCCCaaatttttatgtgtgtatCTTAACAGGCAAATAATCTAGCATACCATTTCTAGTTTTTAGGATTGTAGCTTAACTGTAGTTAAGTGTGTTAAGAGGCTTTCTGAGAGAAAGAACTGTTATTTAAAGACTCATGGGTGAAGGCTGGTATTTTGATTCAAAATAGAGTTGACCCTTTATAACTTCTGTTTCAGGATAGCAATTATCTGTTAACAGGTGGACAAGATAAACTGTTGCGTATCTATGACTTGAGCAAGCCAGAAGCAGGTGAGTCTTTTAGAACTGATTCTTGTTTCGTGGAGTTAAATAATTAAGTTCTGAAATTAAGATCTACTTTCTGTTACGAATTATAAAAGCTGATGattgttttttcaaatgtagTGTCTATAGTGGCTATAGTAAGATAACCTCGATGGTTTTAAGTTTATGCTTTTACAAGTGAGTTGGAGTTTACCTGTAATGGACTTCAAGGATAGCATGTTTCAGTTTGATACAGACTCATTAGAAATAGGTCTAATTAATCATAATTTAgttatctgaaagaaaaaagattccACATATTTAAGTTTGTTTAAATTAATGTGAATACTAAACTGCTGATGTGTAATATGAAGCTAGAGAACCTTGATGTTAAACTCATGATGCTTCTTAAATTTAGCCAATCAGTTACCCAGTGTACATTTATCCAGTTCCTAGAGTAAGATCTACAGATAAAGTCACAAGTGCTTGAAGTAATTTTATGTTTCTAGTAAATGGAAAACCATATAATTTAAAGTGCCCAAACTGCTGCATGATGGTATTTCAATTTCTtacatgtattaaaatatttggctttattttaagAACCTGATGTTGTCAGTGGACATACTTCTGGCATTAAAAAGGCTTTATGGAGCAGTGATGACAAACAGATTCTTTCAGCTGATGATAAAACTGTCCGGTAAGTAAAAGTAACTTTCTTTTATCTAAGAAGCTCACTTGTATTTATCATCATAATCTATACAAGAAGATAGTTGTGTGTTTTGATAAAGGGTATAAGTAACACAGGTTATTTGATCCTAGGTTATTATAGCTGCATGCCTAATACAGTTCTGCTGCAATTAGATATACAACTTTTGTAATAATTCTGATTTACTCCTTGAAAGTGTCCTCCCTGATAAGAGTTGGGTTTTGAGAACTGCATAGTAAGAATAAATTTATGCCTTTTGCAATCGTAGAGAAGAGGAATTTATAGATGAGGTCTTGTGCATACGGATTGTGCTGAGATACTGCTTTCTTGTCTTCTGCAATCGAGCCTTGAAAGATGCATGAGGCCTGGACTAGCCAGGCATTAGGATAAAAGACTGGGAAGAGTATCTGGAAAGAGCGCACTGTTGATAGACATAGCCTTATTTCTCTGCCATGCTGATAAGTTGAGTAGGCTTTAGTGTTTTTATAAGATGGCTCATCCAGTCATGGTTGTATTTTGTTTACTTGATGCTCAATTGGTAGATGTGCTGAAACCTAGACAAACCTGGCTGCTTGGCAGATTAATTAACAAAGACCCTTCCTCAAACTATGCTGTCCAGAAAAGATGGGAGATGTGCCTAACTGCTTCCTCAGCTTTCTGTCTGATATGAACAGTGTCGTCTCACACCTAGCTGATTAGTGATTCTTTATGGCTCAggacagagagaagcagaatgGTGTTTTTTACATTGTGGAAGGAAGGATGGGAGCATGAAGTCACTGGTGCAGTTTCCCTGTAGTCTCCTTTTCAGCTCCAGATCTTTTCAGTTTCCTAGTGTTCAAGACAGGCAAGGGCCTGGTCTTGTTCATTTTTCTCAGACATAGAAGTGCAGCAGTCAGTTAATGCATGAAGATTTTTAGTTGTCATAGcagaacaatttaatttcttttctgtttagatAGTTCTTGCACCCCTACAAAGAAAAccatattatttaaaattaatcactGTTCTTTGTGTAAGTTGGCATTACTACCTCTTTGCCTTGTAAGGTAAACGGGCAGAATGGAATCTTCAAGCCTTGCTTCTAGAAAGCTCTATTGCTCAGACTAAAAACAAGATTTCTGATCTCTAAGAGAATCCTTGAGTAGTTAAATGATCTGTGTACCATTTAATGTTGTTGCATGAAGCTTCAaaagtaaaagtattttaaagtaagcATGTCTTAAAACTTTGCCTAGATGAGAATGAAGGTAAGGACGCCACTGACGATCTGAAGTACCTGTGGAGTCAAACAGTGTTCTTTGTTAGGTGGCTTTTTTGATCCCAATCTTGACACGGATGGGAGGTGAAAATTGTTTGATTTGCTGAAGTAATTGTAGAgtctcattttttcctttttgtttcctcttaaGCCTCTGGGACCGGAGTACCATGACTGAAGTGAAGGCACTAAATGTTGCAATGTCAGTGAGCAGCATGGAGTATGTTCCAGAAGGACAGATACTTGTGATAACTTACGGGAAGACTATTGCTTTTCATAGTGCAGAAACGTGAGTCCAGACCACAGAATTTGCACAGGTTGAGTAATGGGCTTATTTGTGGGTAAAAACTAAAATCACCAAGTTGTCAGAACTGGTATTAGTGAATGTCTTTGCTGTCTTGTCAGAGGCAGAGTGTGAAACAGCTACCCTCTTCTAAAATAGTGAACCCAAACTGTCTATGAAATACTAAGCTTCGAAAGTTCAGTGCCATTTTCATACTAACTGTATTTGTGGTTAAATCAGGATTCAGTTTCAGTTCAGTGCTTTTCAGAGAACTAATTATTTATACATCTCTGTTGTCTTAAGAAAGCAAGTTACACACTTAAGCATATTCCAGAAAGTAGTTCTGAATGTGtgagcttttgttttgcttattctGAACTTGTTTCTAACTTGACAAGTGTGATTTTCAAgtattaaaaattgtttcagaaaccATGTGGGtgtattctgtttttcttaaaagcagttGTGATTAGTAGAATCAcggtttctttgctttcaggattttttttaaatgaacttttGTTAACAAACTTTTATTTCTCAGTCTAGAGCAGATTAAATCATTTGAAGCACCTGCTACAATCAATTCAGCATCACTTCACCCTGCAAAGGAATGTTTGGTTGCAGGTGGTGAAGATTTTAAACTCTATAAATATGACTATAATACAGGAGAAGAATTAggtatgtttgttttctgtaatcAAAAATGAGTTCTGAAATGGGTATTAGATTAATGAAATAAGACTAATAAGCTTGTACTCAAATAAGGTCTTTGCATAGCATGCTGTGCAAGAGGATGAAAAGGTATGTTATCAGTTAAGCAAgcattccttcctttctcactATACCTGACTAGTTAAAGTCTCCATTAAATAGCTTCTTGCACCTATTTAGAAAAAGTTGTCATGCTAGGTTATATTTGAACTAGATATTAAAAGCCTTTttcaacctaaacaattctgtgattctgtgtagCTGCAATAGCAAGTTGTATGTTAACTTGTGCCATACCAAAGCATTCGTTAGGTGTCTCTAATTTGCAGCTACttgcttttatgaaaaatgttttatgtttgtGTTCTTGATAATGTTggccaaatatattttttaaaaagtgtatttctaAGTGTATTATTTGATTCTGTTCTTGTTTAAAATTGTATGTGTATGGAGTGAGTGGTTGAAGGAACAGGGCATGTGTGCTCCATGCTACTGGCTTGCTTTGTAGTTTTGTCTAGAATAAATAAGCACCAGTTTTCTtgcaattaataaaacattaatatgTTAGTTACCTAAATTGGAGATTGCTGAAATAACAATTAATAGAAGGTTTGTTTTGCATCAGAAGCTAAAAGGGCCCCCCTGTCAGTATTTTTCTCCACTCTTCTGATCAGTTTTTACTTACTAATTTCAGTTGTTGgctgaaatttgaaattaatggTCTTGGTATGTTCCCTTATAGAATCTTACAAAGGACACTTTGGTCCAATTCACTGTGTGAGATTTAGCCCTGATGGAGAGTTATATGCAAGTGGCTCTGAGGATGGTACACTAAGGCTGTGGCAGACAACAGTAGGGAAAACCTATGGTCTCTGGAAGTGTGTAGTTCCTGGTAAGTGCTTGTTTCTGGTGAAATTTGGCTGATCCATGTGCACTTACTAACTTTCATAAGTGATAAACATTGAATTTCATACAGCAACTTGTACTGTCTTCTGAGGGTTTCTATATCCACTCAAATCTGTTAAGATTGAAGGATTTACTTTTGTAGCTGCCATTACAGCACTTAACTTAAAACCTGTAAGCTTATTGAATATAGATATTCTGTGGATATTTAAGCAAATAATCTGATGTATATTTATGTTAAAGAGTAAGGAATATGAAATACCACTTCTATAAGTCTTAAAGAGATAAGTCTCTAGCAAGAAATGTGGatgactttttttatatatttttttaaaaaaattggttCTCTATACTTGCGGGGGTAATGTCTAGGAAACTGCAAGTGAGTATTCATTAATGGAATTGCTTACCCAGCTGTTTCTTCTCAACACGAAGTGGGAaatttttttgaattttatttttattaaggtGGGTTGGGGGTAACTGAGGGTACTAACTGTTTGTTCTCCCTCCCCTCTACAGAAGAGGAgaatgcagaagcagcaaaagcaaggaCCACCCTTCCAGGAACTGCAGAGGAGGAAATAGGTAATGCACTGAACTGCCAGCTTCAACTGGGCTAAGTGTTAAAAGATCAGTCAAGATGTTTAGTGTGGACAAGGTAGTTTTCCCCAAGTACCTTTTGCCATTTTTCGCTCTTCTCAAagatctttgctttttcctgaaaatgacCATTTGGTAAGTGTCAGACTAGTGACTAGAGCTGTGCAGACTGAACATACAGGGTGGAATAACTGGATCAGGTTAAATGGGAAAACAAACTGAATCTGTCTTTAAGCAATCCGTGCAACGTTTCTTTGGTTTATATATCTAAGGTGAAgttaaataatactttttatttaattgcagAAGATCTTGCCTCTGAAAACTCAGATTCAGTGTACAGCTCAACTCCTGAAGTTAAGGCCTGATTATCGCAACTGTTATGCGACATGCGGACATACAAGACTAAATCAAGTGACCAGTGATAAACAGCAGCCTTCCAGAGTGTGCTCTCTACATAAGGCAAAGATGGGCAGTAATTGATGAGAATGCGGTGGAACTGGCTAGGTGTTGTCTGTAAGAGAACTGAGTatccgaaaaaaaaaaaaggaaaaaaaaaaaaaaaaaagaaaaagactagTAGAGTTCTGCTATCTCTTTAGCATGATTGCctactgtcttttaaaagaagtgtgCAAGCTGAGATCCAGTCTCTCCAGTTTGTTAGACTCATTGtagtgtgttttctttattatgGAGAAGAGACACaatggtttttccttttttttttttcctctttccctcccctccttgaAAGTTGGAAAATTTGGCTTTAGTTGAAAAGAAGGGATTAtgtacttaaaatatttggtttgggttttgtttcattgtatgCTGCTTCTGAATGTTTAACTGTTTTCAGTTGTCTAAATAAAATGACTCAAAACTCATATCTTACTGTTGAGCGTTGGGTTCACAGAATGGAGAAATAACAAAGTTAATTATGTAATCTTCTGAGCATCTTGCTTTTGTActatacagaagaaaagcagtaagGATGTTTTAGTGCTGGTACCGAGGGTGGCAAGTTCTCTGATTGTGTAAGCTTTGtgtctttttgttctttaaagttTGAATGTAAAAGTGAGTctctaaaagcaaaaccagttaAAACTCGAAATTAAACATGCTGCCTGAAATACTGGGTTGTACATGGAAAATCTGAGCGGTTGGCTCTGAATCTGTATAAAGCTTGA
The Falco peregrinus isolate bFalPer1 chromosome 6, bFalPer1.pri, whole genome shotgun sequence genome window above contains:
- the STRAP gene encoding serine-threonine kinase receptor-associated protein, whose translation is MAMRQTPLTCSGHTRPVVDLAFSGVTPYGYFLISACKDGKPMLRQGDTGDWIGTFLGHKGAVWGATLNTDATKAATAAADFTAKVWDAVSGDELITLAHKHIVKSVDFTQDSNYLLTGGQDKLLRIYDLSKPEAEPDVVSGHTSGIKKALWSSDDKQILSADDKTVRLWDRSTMTEVKALNVAMSVSSMEYVPEGQILVITYGKTIAFHSAETLEQIKSFEAPATINSASLHPAKECLVAGGEDFKLYKYDYNTGEELESYKGHFGPIHCVRFSPDGELYASGSEDGTLRLWQTTVGKTYGLWKCVVPEEENAEAAKARTTLPGTAEEEIEDLASENSDSVYSSTPEVKA